In Pygocentrus nattereri isolate fPygNat1 chromosome 26, fPygNat1.pri, whole genome shotgun sequence, one genomic interval encodes:
- the LOC119262517 gene encoding mucin-2-like, translating to MWRNKLLLLISATLVSLAIGQESAQKADFPSEPTAPTARLGRLVVGRGVKLLSGEAEKNIGGEVRDGLTDHSETYQADQQGSTVWYKAAESKLQRLNPSVHCGDDAMALRVQGSRVPNFMVDRGEDGLLPVLQMPANCGLSVKRARRDVLLTANYKGCHVMQEGEAYILTLRLWGAPVSISCPVATSAHETVAPTTTASTETPMAPIIASDAQKPFSPYQINPFDRVPHWYPYYPYGYQWARPTRTPTVAPTTTASMDTSTAPVPVSDAQKPFSPYDQINPFDRVPHWYPYYQYGYPLAHPTRTPTVAPTTTASMDTSTAPVPVSDAQKPFSPYDQINPFDRVPHWYPYYQYGYPLARPTRTPTVAPTTTASMDTSTAPVPASDAQKPFSPYDQIYPFDRVPHWYPYYPYGYPLARPTRTPTVAPTTTASMDTSTAPVPASDAQKPFSPYDQIYPFDRVPHWYPYYPYGYPWARPTRTPTVAPTTTASMDTSTAPVPASDVQKPFSPYHLYTFDNVPHWHPYYQDGYPWPHPTSTPTASTSTVTAPTLPARDSQEPGSHFDQLYPFGYVPHWNPGYARVCSTSTPIVAPATVAGMDATAPSVPANDPQDPSFPFAKMYPFGHFPYKHWHPHF from the exons AACCGACCGCTCCAACAGCCCGGCTCGGGCGGCTGGTTGTGGGGAGAGGAGTAAAGCTGCTCTCAGGCGAAGCAGAGAAAAATATTGGCGGAGAAGTGCGAGATGGACTTACCGACCACTCCGAAACATACCAGGCTGACCAACAGGGGTCAACGG TGTGGTACAAAGCAGCAGAGTCCAAGTTGCAGCGCTTGAATCCTTCTGTGCATTGTGGGGATGATGCTATGGCTCTGCGTGTTCAAGGGTCTAGAGTGCCTAACTTCATGGTTGACAGAG GTGAAGATGGTCTGCTTCCTGTGTTGCAGATGCCTGCCAACTGTGGTTTGTCAGTGAAAAGGGCTCGCAGGGATGTTCTCCTAACTGCTAATTATAAAGGTTGTCATGTTATGCAAGAG GGTGAGGCCTACATTTTGACACTGCGTTTGTGGGGAGCTCCTGTGAGCATATCCTGTCCTGTGGCTACCTCTGCACATGAGACAGTTGCTCCTACCACTACAGCTAGCACAGAGACCCCAATGGCCCCTATTATTGCCAGTGATGCTCAAAAGCCTTTCTCTCCTTATCAGATCAACCCCTTTGACCGTGTTCCTCATTGGTATCCTTATTACCCATATGGTTATCAATGGGCTCGTCCCACACGTACCCCTACAGTTGCTCCTACCACTACAGCTAGTATGGATACCTCAACAGCCCCTGTTCCTGTGAGTGATGCTCAAAAGCCTTTCTCTCCTTATGATCAGATCAACCCCTTTGATCGTGTTCCTCATTGGTATCCTTATTACCAATATGGTTATCCATTGGCTCATCCCACACGTACCCCTACAGTTGCTCCTACCACTACAGCTAGTATGGATACCTCAACAGCCCCTGTTCCTGTGAGTGATGCTCAAAAGCCTTTCTCTCCTTATGATCAGATCAACCCCTTTGATCGTGTTCCTCATTGGTATCCTTATTACCAATATGGCTATCCATTGGCTCGTCCCACACGTACCCCTACAGTTGCTCCTACCACTACAGCTAGTATGGATACCTCAACAGCCCCTGTTCCTGCAAGTGATGCTCAAAAGCCTTTCTCTCCTTATGATCAGATCTACCCCTTTGATCGTGTTCCTCATTGGTATCCTTATTACCCATATGGTTATCCATTGGCTCGTCCCACACGTACCCCTACAGTTGCTCCTACCACTACAGCTAGTATGGATACCTCAACAGCCCCTGTTCCTGCGAGTGATGCTCAAAAGCCTTTCTCTCCTTATGATCAGATCTACCCCTTTGATCGTGTTCCTCATTGGTATCCTTATTACCCATATGGTTATCCATGGGCTCGTCCCACACGTACCCCTACAGTTGCTCCTACCACTACAGCTAGTATGGATACCTCAACAGCCCCTGTTCCTGCCAGTGATGTTCAAAAGCCTTTCTCTCCTTATCACCTCTACACCTTTGACAATGTTCCTCATTGGCATCCTTATTACCAAGATGGTTATCCATGGCCTCATCCCACATCTACCCCTACAGCTAGCACATCTACTGTGACGGCCCCTACTCTTCCTGCCAGAGACTCTCAAGAGCCTGGCTCTCATTTTGATCAGCTTTATCCTTTTGGCTATGTTCCTCATTGGAATCCTGGTTATGCAAGGGTTTGCTCCACAAGTACTCCTATAGTGGCCCCAGCTACTGTAGCTGGCATGGATGCAACAGCCCCTTCTGTTCCTGCCAATGACCCTCAAGATCCTAGCTTTCCTTTTGCTAAGATGTATCCTTTTGGTCACTTTCCTTACAAGCATTGGCATCCCCATTTCTAA